The nucleotide sequence TCGTCGTCGAAGCGGGCCTGGCCGATGACGACGCGGACACCCTCGCGCTGGACGCGGGCGCGGATGTCGGCGGACTGCGCGAGCGCGAGGCCCTTGACCCGGCCGTGGACGGTCGGCAGGTCGACGCTGGTGTCGGCCATGTCGGTGTTGATGCCGAGCTCACGGAGGTCGTGCATGTTCGCGAGCGCGCCGGAGGAGGCGATGAACGTCTTCGACGGGACACAGTCGTAGAGCACGCACGCGCCGCCGAGGCCGTCGCGCTCGACGATGGTGACATCGGCTCCGTGCTGGGCCGCGACCAGTGCCGCTTCGTAACCGGCGGGGCCTCCGCCCATGATCACGATCTTGGTCACTGGTCTCCTCCTCGCAGCGGTGTCTGTGACTGCGTTTACCGTACGCGGGCGACCGTTGGGCGGATTGAGTGGCCGGACACGGCATGTACGTCCAGCCGGGTGACCGGTGGGTCGCTAGGCTGTCGCCGTGCCGTTGTATGCCGCGTATGGATCCAATATGGAGCCCTCCCAGATGTTGGAGCGCGCTCCCCACTCGCCCATGGCCGGCACCGGCTGGCTGGAGGGCTGGAGGCTGACCTTCGGGGGCGAAGACCTCGGCTGGGAAGGCGCACTGGCGACCATCGTCGAAGACCCGGCCTCCCGGGTCTTCGTGGTGCTGTACGACGTCACCTCGCTGGACGAACCCAACCTCGACCGCTGGGAAGGCGGCGAGCTGGGCATCCACTCCAAGATCCGGCTCCGCGTGCAGACCATGGACGGCTCTGTGCTGGCGTGGCTGTACGTCCTGGACGCCTACGAGGGCGGCCTCCCGTCCGCGCGGTACCTCGGCGTGCTGGCCGACGCGGCCGAGGCCGCCGGCGCCCCCGCCGACTACGTCGACGCCCTCCGCACCCGCCCCTGCCAGGGCATCTCCGGCTGATCCTCGAGTTCCGTCCGCCTGATCACGCGTGTCGTCCATCTGATCACGCGTGTCGTCCGTTCGATCACACGTGTCGTCCGGCTGATCACGCGACCGTGCGCCTTTCGAACGCCCTGGACAGCTCCGCCAAGAAACGTTGAGGATCACGCAGGTCCGCCGCCGACACCCGGATCGTGATCCACCCCCGTCCGGCCATCCGTGCGTCCCGCTCGGAGTCGTAGTCCTGGCGCCCCTCGTGAGAGGCGAAGCCGTCGTACTCCAAGGCGATCCTCCGCGACGGCCACGCCATGTCGAGCACGTAAAGCGTCCGGCCGTCGATCGTGGTGATCTCGTACTGCGCCTCCGGTAGCGGGAATCCCGCCTCGGCGACGATCAACCGGATGACGCTTTCCGGCGGGGAGTCCGCCTTGCCGGTCGCCAAGTCGAGCAGCATGAGAGCCCTGTGGATACCTCGCCGGTCGCGGCGGTCCACGATCCTGTCGCGAACGTTTGCCCGCAGGGCGCGGACATGGTCCGGCAAGAGCCCGTGCATCGCCTCGTCCAGTGCGGCGAACGCGGTTCGCTTGTCCCCGTCACAGAGGAAATCAGCCAGTGCCAGATCCAAGGAAAACGTGGCGAGCCCCTCGAGCTCGATGACATCCGACGCCTGGAAACCGGCTTGATGAACACTCAACCCCGGCTTCGATTTGATCCGCCGCGAGTGGGGCACCGTCACGTGGATGCTCGTGTCGCCCACAGCCGAAATCCCATGCAGCGCAAGGGCTGTAGCTCCGGACAGCGCCGACGGCTGCCCCACCACGAGCAGAGCGGCCTGAGCCCGAGTGGTCAGTTTGAGCAGATCCGCGGCATGCACGACCACGCCCCGCCATGGCTGAACGAGGACACCGGTGGCCAACCCTTCGAGGACCCTCCGACGCCCCAGAACCTCGTCGGCCTCACTACGCGAGACCGCCCCATGCCGTCCTCCCCAGTCGATCATGACTTCGAGGATCGCCGGTTTTAGGGCCTCAGGAAAGGCCCGTCATCCACACCTGTGGATAACTCCAAGGCTGTGGATAACCCTGTGGACAGGTGTTCGACACCGGAAGTGGCGAACACCTGTGACCAGGTGGACGACACGCGTGATCAGACGGACGACACGCGTGACTGGCGTAACTCAGGCCAGGGTGGCCAGGGCCGTGTGGACCAGCGTGCGGACTCCGCACAGGAGGGAACGCTCGTCGAGGGTGAAGGTCGGGCGGTGGATGTCGGCCATCGGGCCTTCACCGGACCAAACGCCGAGGCGGGCGAAGGCGCCCTGGACGTGCTCCAGGTACCACCCGAAGTCCTCGCCGCCGGACGACTGCTCGGTCCCGGCCACGGCGGTCTCCCCCAACGCGGCTTCGACACCGGCCCGCATCAGGGCGTGCGACTCCGGATCGGAGACGACCGGCGGCACACCGCGCCGGTAGTCGAGGGAGAACCCGACCCCGGACGGCGCGAGCAGCGACTCCACCGAAGCCGCGACGAGCGGCTCCAGCATCGTCCAGACCTCGTGGTCCGCGGTGCGGAGCGTGCCGCGCAGCACCCCGTCCTGCGGGACGGCGTTGGCGGCCTGCCCGGCGTGCACCGCGCCCCAGACCAGCACGGTCCCGGATCGCGGGTCTACCCGCCGCGAGAGCACCGCGGGCAGCGACGTGATCACGGTGCCCAGCGCGTGCACCAGGTCCGCGGTCAGGTGCGGCCGCGAGGTGTGCCCGCCCGGCGAGGTGAGCCGCAGC is from Amycolatopsis lurida and encodes:
- a CDS encoding gamma-glutamylcyclotransferase; the protein is MPLYAAYGSNMEPSQMLERAPHSPMAGTGWLEGWRLTFGGEDLGWEGALATIVEDPASRVFVVLYDVTSLDEPNLDRWEGGELGIHSKIRLRVQTMDGSVLAWLYVLDAYEGGLPSARYLGVLADAAEAAGAPADYVDALRTRPCQGISG
- a CDS encoding endonuclease domain-containing protein gives rise to the protein MIDWGGRHGAVSRSEADEVLGRRRVLEGLATGVLVQPWRGVVVHAADLLKLTTRAQAALLVVGQPSALSGATALALHGISAVGDTSIHVTVPHSRRIKSKPGLSVHQAGFQASDVIELEGLATFSLDLALADFLCDGDKRTAFAALDEAMHGLLPDHVRALRANVRDRIVDRRDRRGIHRALMLLDLATGKADSPPESVIRLIVAEAGFPLPEAQYEITTIDGRTLYVLDMAWPSRRIALEYDGFASHEGRQDYDSERDARMAGRGWITIRVSAADLRDPQRFLAELSRAFERRTVA